CATGTATATAGGACATTACACTATTAATAAACTTTATTGACCTTAATTTACTTATTCTTACTCTATCAATTTTATCAGTATATATTTGGGGTAATTCCATAGTATATACTTCTACAGCCCTCTGAAAATAATCTTTTTCGGATATGTTTCTGGTAGCACTACCAGCTACCTCCTTGTAATGGTAACCTACATAATCTACATATTTCATACGAGTTGCACCACTAAAGAATGCAACGTTAAACATTCCATCTTCCCCCAATGCAATTCCGCTTGGGAATTTAACGTTATTTTCTTTAATTAAATTATTTCTATAGATCTTATTTACAACAGTATTTAAATTATCTGCCTTAAGGAAATAAGGTAATACTTCTTGCTCTATATAATCTTTTTCAAGAACAATATCTATAGGAAATGGATATGTTGTAATTACCTTATGCCCTTCCGTCTCGCCCTTAAAATTTGATATAACTACATCACAATTACTTTGTTTTACTGAGTTATATAGTGTTTCATACATATCCTTTTCTATACAATCATCAGCATCAACAAATCCCACATATTCTCCAGCGGCTAAATGTAAGCCCTTATTTCTTGCAATACTTACACCTTGATTTACTTGATTTATAAGTATTATCCTGTCATCTACTTGTTTATATCCCTCAATGATTTCTCTGCTATCGTCTATCGAGCCATCATTAATAAATATAAACTCACACTCTTGGAGTGTCTGATTTAAAAGTGATTCTATGCACCGAGTGATATATTTCCCTGCATTATAAACTGGTATTATTACACTTACTTTTTGGCTCATGCCTAAATCACACCTTTACGAGAAATCTCTTACGCTATCATCATAAATACACCTTTATTGTTGTCTCCTATACTTGATGTATTGATTGTTTAGGCGCCTATAAAGTGAAACTTTAATTAGTTGAACGAATCGGGCTTTTACGGGCAGTTGATCCCCCACCTAACTCCTTTGTTTTCGCCGAACTTTGAGGTGGAGGTCTTACTACCCGTTAATGCGGGATAATTTTATATAGCTTATTCAACTCAGCGTTATTACTGTAATCTCTATCTCGCAAATTATTAATTAATGTTTTCCTCAGTTCATCATCTCTATATAAATTTTCGATGCCTTCGACTAACCCCTCTACACTTGAATCACATATAATGCCCTCAATTCCATCATCCAATTGGCTGGCTGCAGTAGGATAATTAGTTATCAATATAGGCTTTTCAAGGATTTTAGCTTCCGTAACCGTAACTGCCTTTCCCTCATATCTGGACGGTTGAACGTATAAATCACATAACTTCATATACGGATATGGGTTAGTTTGTTTGCCTAATAGTATAAAACTGTCTTCTAACTGTTGTTCCTTTATCAATTCCTTAAGATTAGATTCATCCGATCCGTATCCTATGACATACCATTTTATATTGTTTAACCCCTTATTATGTAATGCTTTAAGGGCTTTTATAGCAACATCAAACCCTTTCGCATATGACAACCTTCCAACCGATAAAATATTAAAAGCACTGTTACTTTGTTTATTAAAACTTACAGTATCTTCAGCCATCTTCTGAATAAATTTGGGTGAAGTAATATTTTCTATTTGTAAAATTTTATCTTTTAGCGATGGATATACAGTTAAAAACGCTTTTGTGCATTCATCTGATATAGATGCTATGTAATCAAATTTATTCCACATAGCAAAGTCAATTTTATTATCAATTTCTAGTGTGCTATAATCTGTGTGAATCCAAGCTATCTTCTTATCAGCACTTACAGTATCAGCTAAAGGATTATGTGGCCATGCGTAACTAATCGCAAAGTCATACTTTTTTTTCTGTTTAGGCAAAAAATATGCTGCATACTTTGACACAAGCTGCATCTGAATATATCCCGAACCTTCCTTTAACTGTCTTTTTTTTGATATTCTCCCTGCCATATACTTACTTATTATTCTTGTGATTCCTGCCCCAAAATATCCTTCACGTATACATTGCACAATTGACTTCCTAAAGACGGTATATCCACCTATCTGTGGTAGTACGTTAACTTTATTAGGTACTAAATTTAAGAACTCTCCAGTATGATTAAATATCAATAAATCTATGTTGTATGTATCATAGTCGAAGCTTTCCAGCATATTAATTAAGCTTCTTTCTACTCCACCAATTTCCATATCATAGATAGAGATTAAAACATTTTTTTTCATACGCTTCCTCACGTTCATGTTTTGTTTTGATGTAAGTAAATGAAAGCAATCGCAGTATATGAATTCATATGGAATAAACTTTTTATTAGCTGCTTAGACTAGTGCGATCAATACACATATTCTCTCTTTTATTCACAAATAACGTATTAGAAGGAATATGCCCTTTTACAACGCTTCCAGCGGCTATTACGGTATTATCACCTATAACAGTATCCTTCAATATAACTACATTAGAACCAATCCAAACATTCTTCCCTATCTTTACCTCACCTTTTACCAGATGGCTATCTGCAGGGTTTTTATAATTATGGTCGTGGTCATTAATACTCACATTTGGCCCTATTTTTGTACTTCTTCCAATCGATATTCTATTTACACAGTTGATATTACAGTTATCATTAATAAATACTTTTTCTTCTATATCTAATACTCCGTCAAAATCCAGTCTAATGCTGGCATTCTTTCTTACAAATACAAACTTTCCAATATTGACTTTTGAACGCTTATTGAAAATCTCAATCTTGCTATTTGCTTGAAGAAAAAAGATTGAACACTTTATATTACGAAAATATATTACTTTATAGAAGGCACCTCTTAATGCACCAATTACATGCGAAATATTCATTAGTATAGTAAAGTACAGTCCTCTATTACGGCTTTCTGCAACTATCGTTTGAACTATTTTCTTGAATACCTTAATCATGTGTATTCTCCTTAAAAGCTTCTTTTCCCATCACATATTTTCTTAGCCTAGCAATGTTATTTCCACCTATGATTTTCGCTAAAATCAATTTTATATTACTCTTGATTCTTACTTTAGGAGGCAACCAACTTTTATAAAAATGATGCATTGCATATGTATTTTCAGTTATAAGTTTTCTGCAATTGATATAATCATATGGAGAAAAATAAGTTTGTGGATAAAAAGCTCCCATACCGCTTATTTCTTGATATTCTCCATTTAATTTCAATCCTGCATTTTTTAGTATATTAGTTACAACCGCCACATTGGTTAAATCATCATGTTTTCCATCCTCTTTGATGAATCCTTTTCCTTCATATGAATCCAAAAACATTTTGATCAACTTATTTCCTTTCATAGCTCCTATAGTACTTGTCGCTATGTAATTTTCTTGTTCAAATCCCCAAAATGAATCATGATGGAGCATATTATCAAAAGGTTTGAATACCTCTACATCGGTATCTAAATAAATACCTCCAAACTTATAAAGAACATATACCCTTACATAATCACTTACAAATGCAAATTTTTTCGAATCATAGGCTTCTTTGACATATAAGTTACATTCTATGTCAAAATTATTTTCATTCCACTCAATAATTTCATATTCTGGGAGGTTCTTCTTCCAGCTATCTATGCATTTTTGTACAATCTCAGGTTTCTCTCTACCACCAAACCAACAATAATGTATGGTTGATGGAATTTTCCTCACGTTCTCCAATTGATACACGCTCCCCCCGATATGCTTAAATTTATACTTAGAAGTAGTGTTACTGAAAAATCTATAAAGATAGATATTTACTTGTATAAATGATACCTAAACTTATTACACTCTCGTAAAAATAATAAATGAGATAACACAATAAAAGTCCGTAATATACGAAATTCCTATCCTTTTTAGAAAATAATACAACAATCCATGAAATTAAAATTAATTGATATAAACTGAAATAAATGGTGAATCTTGCAAATATCCAATTTTGCGTTGAAATAATCATGAACACTAAGCCAATTAAAGACATGTTTACAATGTAATCACTTTTCGGAAAGACTTCTCTTAATTTTTCTCTTCCAAGATATGCAAGAACTATTGGTACAGCACTAACTGCAACACGTAATACATTTGCTCCTCCCTCTGCAAAGTCCTTGTAGTGTCCATACTGAGTTGATTCTAATGCCGAGAACAAAGCTGATGAGAATTGGTTAAACCCAATTACTATAATGACCGAGAAGAACAGCAATACGTACGTATCCCATGCCCAAGCCTTTCTCCTAACCAAAAAATAAATTGGGATTAAAACAAGCGCTGACTTATGAATCATAGCTGCTAAAAGTACAATTAAAATATATTTTTTCCAATTTCCATTAAAAATATATTTTGTGGCCAGAAAGACAATAGATGCTGCTAAAAACTGCCTGATTCCATTCATGGATACTAAATACATTCCACCTGTAATATATACAAATAAGGCTAATTCAAGCATCCGGGAGTATTTATAAAGAGTTATTACAATTAATACATTTGTCACTAAGGCGACAAAAAATACCATTATCTGCGGATCTTTTGAGAAGTGTTGCAGAAACATCTGTAAAAGATCAAACCCAAAATCCCCTGAGAAATCAATATTGCTCCAACTAAATTCATTGTGGGCATAGGAATACATGTAAAAATAAGTATCACCAATATTATTTCTAAGTCCCGATACAATAACAAGCGATGCCATTGCCAAGAAACTAAGCATTTTATTTGGTTGAACTGGAACGATCCCATTGCTCATGCTCTTTGCAGAATATCTTGAAAAAAAAGATAAAATGTAAACTACAAAAAGGTTTATCCATAATATAGTCATTCCATAACTCCTTCCACACAGCAAACAAGCAAGTAACTTAGACATGCAAAAGCACTGAAGAAAATAGATATATTTACACATAAATATATTAACAGATTCATTAGCCAATTATTGCAAGCTTGCACAACAATTACCGGTATACCTTCAGCTTCTTAATGGCGCTTCGAAACGGTTTTATTACTTGTATTCTGTATATAAAGATAGAGAAGAATCCCGAAAGGTATCGCCAGGAAAGTAGTACCCTTACATGGTGATTCTTTAAGAAAAGCATAATTTCTAATCATCAGATTACTAGATACATAATGTATGGATTCTCGAAATCTCTCCTTAAAAGAAGGAGCATACTGCATAGCAACCTTTCTGAAGAATAAAAACCCACGCGGATTTTTCTTATATTGTTTAATCATGTTCATACTCGAACCATCATCTAAATATTCCACATGGCATAAGACTTCATTCATAATAAGTAAAGGACATTGTTGATCAATTAAAATATACTTATAACTGAGCGGACAGTACTTTTCTCCTGAAAATATAGGATATGGCAAAGAATTTCTTGTCAATTCCGAACGATAAACTAGTTTCTTATCGCCTCTGACCCCATGAAGACCATACAAACCTGACAGTGTGGAAGATTTAATATTAGATGGCATTTTAGTTCCAATGATTTCTCCATTCTGTTTCGCATCCAACCCGACTATTCCAGCAAACTTCTTACTTCCATGCGCCTTCCAAAATGAAGCAATCTTTTCAACAGCATCTTCAGCCATATAATCATCCGAGTCTATACACACATTTAATTCTGTATCAATTAATTCATAAGCGGTATTGTGTGCTCCATGCATACCTTGATTTTCTTGGTAATGATAACGAATGGGAACGACATCTTCTACAATCCAAGTATCAATAAGTTCCTTTGTGTTATCATTAGAGCCATCATCAATAATTAACCAAATAAAATCTTTACATTTTTGCCTCTTTAAACTTTCATAACATAAATGAAGGGTATATGCACGATTATATGTAGGCGTAAAAACGGTTAAGAGTGGCGTCATTGCAAACCCTCCTGTATCAAATTTTTATTATTTATAGGCATGTGCATAATAGTAATCTGTCAACCAGTTTGCCATAGTAGCCGTATCATAGCCACTATTTTGCATTACATTTGTTGTATCCTCATGCTCCAATGATGAGGAAAGAATATAATCTGCCCATAATTCCGTTGAACTCTTTAAGCTCATAAATTTCATTCGGTCAGTCAAGTTAGATTCACTAGTAATTGCATCAGACACCACACAATTTAAACCTGCAGCCTGTGCTTCCACTAGTACAACTGGCAAGCCTTCAAAAAGCGAAGGAAAAAGAAAAATATCAAATCCTTGCATCAATTGCGGGATATCGGTTCTAGTTCCTAGAAATCTGACTTTAGAAGACAACCCTAAGTCCGCGACTTTTTTTTCAATGCTTGCACGTAGGGTACCCTCTCCTATGAGAGTCAGTATAGATTCTGGGTTCTTTTTATGTACAGCATGGAAAATATCTATTAAGAATTCATGATTCTTTTGCTTATTAAATCTTCCTACATGCCCTATAACTAACGTATTATCATTTGCCCCAATTTCTTCTCTTACTTTACTTCTTTTACTTTCATTATATTTAAATTCTTCAACATTCACTGCGTTATTTAGAACCGTTACTTCATTAGAATTTGTCTGTTTCTTTCCAAACAACCATTCTCCTGCTTTTTTCGAACATGCAAAATATGCAGTCGGGTTGTCTTTCATCATAAATCTTGCATATAGTCGAAAAGGAAGTTTTATATCAATACCTAAATCACTTAAATGACTATGCGCAATACGGCATGGAACACCTGCATTTTTCGCTGCTCTTAATACAAAACTACTGTTCTCATTGATATGGGAATGTACTACTTTATATTCAGGATTAGTAGCAAAGAACTCTTTGAGTAATTTAAAATAACGGCGATAATTTCCAGGTCGTATCTGTGGCATTCGATAAATCTTCCCGCCAAGCTTCATTATTTCATCATCATAATGTCCCTTATCTGTTCTATGTACCATAAAATCAAATTGAATCTTACTACGATCTATTCTTCGATAATAATTCATCAACATAGTTTCAAGCCCGCCGCGATTCATGACGGTAACTACTTGAAGTATACGAATAGGTTTCAAGAGTACCACTCCTATCTCATCATCTTTCTGAGTGAATCTATTGCCACTAACATAAAATAATACCCTGCGGTAAACCTATATTTTACGCAAAAGTAAAACGCCTTCCAAACAATAGGGAAGTGATTCATCTCTAATTGTTTAAAAGAACGCCTTATCCGATTATCATTTAGTATTTTACTTAATCTGTTAAATTTCGTTAATGGAGATATGCGATTACTTTTACTCATTGTATTTAAGCCAAGTCCGAGCGTATTAAGACAAATACGATTATTTAAGGCTAATCGAAAATTTCCTGATAGCTGCTTATCTTCTAAAAATTGCTCGATTATGTCATAAAGATTAAACCATTGGTTCATCAATTCCGGTTTGTAATTAGACGTGACGGAAGCTGCATTTGTCTTCCAGTAATGATAAAAAGGCTTATTTAAAAAAACAAATTTATCAACATAATAAAATGTCTGTATATTAAATAATGAGTCCTCATTTGTACCAATAAAACTTAAATCCACAAACTGAATCGCGTTTTCTTTAATAACCTCAGAACGATAAAGCTTTGACCAAACAGTTCCCCAAGCATCTAAGAATTCTGGATTTCCTATTTCTTCATTTATAGGACCGATTAAACGTCTCATTACGTTTGCCTTAATTTCTTCGCCTTCATAACAAACTTTTTCAGGAAGATCAAATTTCTTCTCTTTTGAATGACTTCCAAATTCACGAGTATATGTACACATAACAACGTCTGCCTTACCTTGAACTGCTTCCTGATACAAGGTTTCGTACATGTCCATGTCTATCCAATCATCCGGATCAACAAACCCAATATATTCTCCGCTCGCGGTTTGAATACCTGCATTTCTTGCTGAAGAAACACCACCGTTTTCTTTTTCAATCACTATAATTCTTTTATCTTTCTTTGCGTACTCATTAAGTATACCTGCACTCTTATCTGTTGAGCCATCGTTTACCATAATGATTTCGATATCTTCGAGTGTTTGTGACGTTAGGCTGTTTAAACACCTTCCTAATAAAGTTTCAACATTATAGACAGGAACTATTATACTGATTTTCGGTTTCATCTGTTTCCTCCAGAATGTATTTCCCATAAATAGAACTCAATTCAGATTCAACTTGAATAATCGAATATTTATGCATTTTCTTTTTGCTTTCAATACCCATTTTTACAAGTACGTCTTTTGATTTGTTCATCTCTAGTACTCTTAAACCAAACATTTGAGCATCTTGATTGGAAATGATATAGCCATTTACTTTATCCTCTACAAGTTCCAAATGTCCTCTGTTCTCACTTGCAATTATCGGTAACCCACAAGCCATGGCCTCCATAATATTAACCGGCAGACCTTCGCGAAGACTCGATGCAACCGCAATATCGCAGGCGGATAAAATTTTCGAGATATCATTCCGATAACCAAGGAAGTCCACCATTTCAAATACGCCAATTTGTTTAGCCAGATCTTTACAATCCTCTAGTGAGGGACCGTTTCCAGCCAATAGAAGCCTTGCGTTTGGGACACTATCCTTTATTAGAGCCAATGATCGAATCAAAAATTGTTGATTTTTATTTTTATTAAACTCAGCCGCATAGAACATCAAGAAATCAGTGGGCTTATATCCCATCTCACTCCTCAGATAAAGCTTTTGACTCTCATCAGCTGGTTTAAAGTATTCTGTGTCTACTCCCACTCCGTGTACTTGTTCAATTTCAACTGCTTTGAAACGCCGCTGAACAGCCAGATCATAATCCTCTTGATTTATTGTGATCAGACAGTCTGTGTAATTTGCCATTACTTTTTCAATAGGATAATATAATAACCAATTTATTAGCGGGGCACCTTTACAAAAGTGGAATCCGTGAGCAGTATATAAAACCTTTGTTCCATATTTTCTAGCATTTCTTGCTGCCAAACGTGTAAGGGCCCCCCCCATTGGTGTATGGCAATGAATAATTTTATATCCATTTTTATCAATGATAGCTTTCAACTCTTTATAAGCCTTAATGTTCTTGGGCTGCAAAGGGGATCTTTGAATAGAAAGTTCATACTTCTTATCCACGTATGGAAGATCCATGTTGCCGGCAGCAGCAACATGAACTTCCCATCCCTGTTCTTTAAACCATTTCATATACGGCAAGTGAAATGCTTTAAAATGAATATCTACTGTTGCACAGAACAATACTTTATTTCCCACATATATCACCCTACACTCGTTATAATCTGTCTAAACAGCCTGTAACCTGTACATACTTCATTTTTCTAAATAGTAAAATACGTATCTAAACGCACGTATTCAAATCGACATTCACACTATATTTTGCGAAGCTATACGGTTATTTGCCAATGCCAATACCTGTTCTCTCAATTCTAATTTCTCAAAATTAGGGTATGTTTGAATAATTTCTTCAATTTCTTTTATATAAAGATTTGATGTTTTGCCTATGTAAATTTTAGGATGGATTTGTTGCTCATGCACTTCTTCTTTTTTCAACAATTCTTCAAAAAGCTTCTCTCCAGGTCTCATTCCAGTGAACTTTATTTGTATCTCATCTAATGAATGTCCTGATAATGTAATTAAGTTTTTCGCAAGATCCACTATTTTGACAGGATCACCCATATCCAAAATGAATATCTCCCCACCTTTAGCTAATGCCCCAGCCTGTATTACAAGTTTAGATGCTTCTGGAATTGTCATAAAGTAACGAATCATTTTTGGATCAGTGACAGTCACTGGTCCCCCTTGCTTAATTTGCTTTTTGAACAGTGGTATAACACTACCACGGCTTCCTAATACATTTCCAAATCGTACAGCCACAAATTTCGTACTACTTGTTTTGTCTAAGTTTTGGATTACCATTTCAGCAAGCCTTTTTGTCGCTCCCATTACACTCGTAGGATTCACAGCTTTATCTGTAGAAATCATTACAAACGTCTCAACTCCATGCCAACTTGCTGCTGTTGCTACGTTTGTTGTCCCGATCAAATTATTTTTTATCGCTTCTTCAGGATTACGTTCCATTAAGGGTACATGCTTATGTGCAGCAGCATGATAAACAACTTGAGGATGATATTGACTCATGACTGACATCATTTTCATATCATCCTGTACATCAGCAATTTCTGTAGTAAAGATAATATCGGTGTCACTGTATAGCTCTTTTAATTCCATTTCAATGGAATAGATACTATTTTCACCATGACCTAATAAAATCAATTGTTTTGGGTTAAAATGTGCGATTTGACGACAAATTTCAGACCCAATTGAGCCACCTGCACCAGTTACTAAAATAACTTTATTAGTTATAAAATCTGAAATACTTTCAATATCTAATTCAACCGGCTCACGCCCTAATAAATCTTCTACCTGAACATCACGAAATTCATTTACTGAAACCTTTCCAGTCACTAAATCCTCTAACATCGGAAGAATTTGTGTTTTCATTTTTGTCTTAGAACACTCTTGGAAAATCATATTTAATTCTTTCTTACTAAGTGAAGGAATTGCTATGATGATACTGTCGATGCCTAATTTCTGAACAGTAGATTCAATGCGATTCACTCCCCCGACCACTGGTATTCCAAGTATATCCAGTCCGTGTTTCTTTATATTGTCATCAATAAAAGCAACTGGTAGTAATTCTGTTTCATTATTATTCAACAACTGCCGTACAACCATTGTACCTGCAGAACCTGCACCAATAATTAGCGTTCGTTTTTTATTGTCACCCTTTTGGATATAAGCATCTCGGAACATTCGCCATAAAAAACGTGATCCTCCGATCAATAAAACATGGATCATCCAAGTAACAACAAGTAGACGGAAATAAATATCATGGAGTAATATTTTTTGTACTACTGCTGTTGTGATAATAGAAAGTGTAACTGCTTTCAAAATAATGAGTAGTTCGCCTATACTTGCATACTCCCATGCTTTTTTATATAGCTTATAAATAAAAGAAAAAATATGATGGCTAAGAAGCAAGGTCATCGCACTTGCTACAATAGGCAATGTTATAACGTGGAAATCAGCACTTACTAAAAAGCGACTAAAGAAAATCGTGGTTAATACAATTAAGGAATCTACTAAAATTAATAGAAACAATCTTTGATGATACGTCATAATAGGCCCCTCTCTCAATTTTTTGTAACTAATATTTTTATCTATATATCTAACTAAAGATTTAAGGAAGGAAATAAATGACTAACTAATATAAAGTTCCTGTCTACAAGATCCTTCAAAAAGACTTTCTAGACAGAAACTTCAAATAAACACGGGCATTTAACCCTCCCTCACATCACGCTCTTGACGACTAACGTCTAAGGTGTTTTAACCCACAGCATAATCGAGTGCCTCCATTGATAGCGGTAAGGAGACATCACCGTACCATATACTTTTTTTATAGGTGACCTTTCATTCTCTACCGAAGAATGTCCTTCCTCCTTACCCTATGAGCTAAAAAGTACTGTATGAGCATCGTCCGCATAACTGATTTGAATAAAGCTCTTATACCTTTTTATTCAAAATAGCCCCTAGAAACCTACTGTTGCTTAAACCTAACACTCTTTCTGCTTCAACTACCGCTTCACTAGCAGTTTGATTGCAACTTAATACCAACAATACGCCATCACACTGACTAGCTAGTATACTCGTGTCTGTTACTTCCAAAAGAGGTGAAGAGTCAAATAAAATAACGTCATATTGTTCTATTACTTTGTTAATTAAATCTTGCATGGATGGTAAGCTAAGTAGCTCAGCTGGATTTTTAACTTCAGAACCACTTGTTAAAACATGTACATTTTTGATTTCCGTCTGAATTACCGCCTTCTCTAGCGTTACTTTTCCCTCTAGGATATTTGTTAATCCCCATCTATTTTCTATTCCAAAAATTTTATGTAGTTCTGAAGTTCTTAAATCCGCATCAATGACTAAGACCCTTTCATCCTGCTGAGCCATAGAAACCGCCAAATTTGCCACAGTAATGGTTTTTCCTTCCCCATATCCAGGAGAAGTAATTATTATAGTTCTTTTTTTATCTGCTTCAGATACAAACTGAAGATTAGTACGAATTGTTCGATACTCCTCAGCAACCTTCGAATTCGGAGCTGTATGCGCAATTAAATTACTATTATCAAGAGGACGACTTTGTTTTTTATTAAGAATCAAATGTTTTTCCTCCTACCATTACACTTTCTTTCTTACTGTTTTTATCTATTATATTATTTTTTTTCATTTGGGAAACACTTCCTAAAACAGGGATCGGTAGTAACTTTTCAATATCACGTTCCGATTTAATTGTTTCATCAAGGGAATCCAATAAGAAAACGATCCCTATACTCAATATAAATGCGGCAGCCATGGCCAGCTCTATCGTACCTGCATGATTTAAGTTTATTGGCGAAGGGTTTCCTTGTGCGTTTGCTTCTGTTAAAATACGAACACTTCCGAAATTCATAACAGATTTTGCTTCTTCTTTATAAACATTTGCTGTAACATTAGCAATTTGGGCAGCCTGCACTGGATTAGTATCTATAGCTGTTATAGTGACAATCTGTGATTCTTCCACCTTTCCAACACTTATCTGTCCGCTTAATGCGCCTGCTGATTTTTTCAAATTTAGTTGCTGCGCTACTTTTTCTAAAACAACAGGTTCTTTAATCATCACTTTAAGTGTACCCATTGCTTCAGGATTTGCCGGAATAAGGATCCTTGCGGAAGATGAATATAAAGGCGTTTTCATAAAAAAACTGTATATCCCACCAACTAATCCGGCCAATATTGTGATTACTGCCATAATCCAAAATCTTCTTTTTATAATATTAAACAAGCTTTTTAAATTTATTTCCTTCTCCATACTTCCCCTCCACTATTATTTAATTGATTAAAAATGAAGTTACATATATATTGAACAACATCATTTAATTTACATCTGAATATATTTACAAATCACCATCCGAATATACATATTTCCACTTGTTCAAAGATGTACAAAATCACTCCTAATTTTTATTACAATGACTGACCCTAAAGCATGAATAAATCCTCAAAAATCCCTTTATAGTGTTACATTATTTCATGTAACACTATAAAGGAATTAGTGTTAGTATCCTCCACATAGAACATTGCACAGTCTTTTAAACAAAGCCTTACTCTGTAAGTTTTCAACTATATACCTATGTATATTTACTTTTCATAGTTAGGGGAAATCAATCAAAATTATACATATTTATCCTAGCGTTAACACGTATATTTAAATTAACATTTGTATATTTAAATTAATATTTATATATTTAAATTAATATTTATATATTCAATGTAATTTAATGCAAGATAAGAAAATTGAACTTTTCAAGTATAGATTTGATTAACAAAACAAACGTTTCGTTTCATTAATCATAATATACTCATGTATTATTCATTTTAGTTCTTGATAATACCCCCGTCAATATAAATTTATACGTCCAATTCACTCTCTACCTAGAATAT
This sequence is a window from Bacillus pseudomycoides DSM 12442. Protein-coding genes within it:
- a CDS encoding CpsD/CapB family tyrosine-protein kinase; translated protein: MILNKKQSRPLDNSNLIAHTAPNSKVAEEYRTIRTNLQFVSEADKKRTIIITSPGYGEGKTITVANLAVSMAQQDERVLVIDADLRTSELHKIFGIENRWGLTNILEGKVTLEKAVIQTEIKNVHVLTSGSEVKNPAELLSLPSMQDLINKVIEQYDVILFDSSPLLEVTDTSILASQCDGVLLVLSCNQTASEAVVEAERVLGLSNSRFLGAILNKKV
- a CDS encoding polysaccharide biosynthesis protein, with amino-acid sequence MTYHQRLFLLILVDSLIVLTTIFFSRFLVSADFHVITLPIVASAMTLLLSHHIFSFIYKLYKKAWEYASIGELLIILKAVTLSIITTAVVQKILLHDIYFRLLVVTWMIHVLLIGGSRFLWRMFRDAYIQKGDNKKRTLIIGAGSAGTMVVRQLLNNNETELLPVAFIDDNIKKHGLDILGIPVVGGVNRIESTVQKLGIDSIIIAIPSLSKKELNMIFQECSKTKMKTQILPMLEDLVTGKVSVNEFRDVQVEDLLGREPVELDIESISDFITNKVILVTGAGGSIGSEICRQIAHFNPKQLILLGHGENSIYSIEMELKELYSDTDIIFTTEIADVQDDMKMMSVMSQYHPQVVYHAAAHKHVPLMERNPEEAIKNNLIGTTNVATAASWHGVETFVMISTDKAVNPTSVMGATKRLAEMVIQNLDKTSSTKFVAVRFGNVLGSRGSVIPLFKKQIKQGGPVTVTDPKMIRYFMTIPEASKLVIQAGALAKGGEIFILDMGDPVKIVDLAKNLITLSGHSLDEIQIKFTGMRPGEKLFEELLKKEEVHEQQIHPKIYIGKTSNLYIKEIEEIIQTYPNFEKLELREQVLALANNRIASQNIV
- a CDS encoding glycosyltransferase family 4 protein — its product is MGNKVLFCATVDIHFKAFHLPYMKWFKEQGWEVHVAAAGNMDLPYVDKKYELSIQRSPLQPKNIKAYKELKAIIDKNGYKIIHCHTPMGGALTRLAARNARKYGTKVLYTAHGFHFCKGAPLINWLLYYPIEKVMANYTDCLITINQEDYDLAVQRRFKAVEIEQVHGVGVDTEYFKPADESQKLYLRSEMGYKPTDFLMFYAAEFNKNKNQQFLIRSLALIKDSVPNARLLLAGNGPSLEDCKDLAKQIGVFEMVDFLGYRNDISKILSACDIAVASSLREGLPVNIMEAMACGLPIIASENRGHLELVEDKVNGYIISNQDAQMFGLRVLEMNKSKDVLVKMGIESKKKMHKYSIIQVESELSSIYGKYILEETDETENQYNSSCL
- a CDS encoding YveK family protein translates to MEKEINLKSLFNIIKRRFWIMAVITILAGLVGGIYSFFMKTPLYSSSARILIPANPEAMGTLKVMIKEPVVLEKVAQQLNLKKSAGALSGQISVGKVEESQIVTITAIDTNPVQAAQIANVTANVYKEEAKSVMNFGSVRILTEANAQGNPSPINLNHAGTIELAMAAAFILSIGIVFLLDSLDETIKSERDIEKLLPIPVLGSVSQMKKNNIIDKNSKKESVMVGGKTFDS
- a CDS encoding glycosyltransferase, whose product is MKPKISIIVPVYNVETLLGRCLNSLTSQTLEDIEIIMVNDGSTDKSAGILNEYAKKDKRIIVIEKENGGVSSARNAGIQTASGEYIGFVDPDDWIDMDMYETLYQEAVQGKADVVMCTYTREFGSHSKEKKFDLPEKVCYEGEEIKANVMRRLIGPINEEIGNPEFLDAWGTVWSKLYRSEVIKENAIQFVDLSFIGTNEDSLFNIQTFYYVDKFVFLNKPFYHYWKTNAASVTSNYKPELMNQWFNLYDIIEQFLEDKQLSGNFRLALNNRICLNTLGLGLNTMSKSNRISPLTKFNRLSKILNDNRIRRSFKQLEMNHFPIVWKAFYFCVKYRFTAGYYFMLVAIDSLRKMMR